The following coding sequences are from one Remersonia thermophila strain ATCC 22073 chromosome 2, whole genome shotgun sequence window:
- a CDS encoding 40S ribosomal protein eS4, giving the protein MGRGPKKHQKRLSAPKHWLLDKLSGTYAPKPSAGPHKQRECLPLIIFVRNRLKYALNYRETKAIMMQRLVKVDGKVRTDITYPAGFMDVITIEKTGENFRLIYDTKGRFTVHRIQDEEAKYKLGKVKRVQLGRGGVPFLVTHDARTIRYPDPLIKVNDTVKIDLETGKITDFIKFDTGAIAMVTGGRNMGRVGVITHRERHDGGFNIVHLKDALDNTFTTRESNVFVIGSEKPWVSLPKGKGVKLSIAEERDQRRARALAAGH; this is encoded by the exons ATGGGCAGGGGACC TAAGAAGCACCAGAAGCGCCTCAGCGCGCCGAAGCACTGGCTTCTCGACAAGCTTTCGGGCACCTACGCCCCTAAGCCGTCGGCTGGTCCGCACAAGCAGCGCGAGTGCCTGCCGCTGATCATCTTCGTCCGCAACCGTCTCAAGTACGCCCTCAACTACCGCGAGACCAAGGCCATCATGAtgcagcgcctcgtcaagGTTGACGGCAAGGTCCGCACCGACATCACCTACCCGGCCGGCTTCATGGACGTCATCACGATCGAGAAGACGGGCGAGAACTTCCGTCTCATCTACGACACCAAGGGCCGCTTCACCGTCCACCGCatccaggacgaggaggccaagtACAAGCTGGGCAAGGTCAAGCGcgtgcagctcggccgtggtggtgtgCCATTCTTGGTTACGCATGATGCGAGGAC CATTCGCTACCCCGACCCGCTCATCAAGGTCAACGACACCGTCAAGATTGACCTCGAGACGGGCAAGATCACGGACTTCATCAAGTTTGACACCGGCGCCATTGCCATGGTCACCGGCGGTCGTAACATGGGCCGTGTTGGTGTCATCACCCATCGTGAGCGCCACGACGGTGGCTTCAACATTGTCCACCTTAAGGACGCCCTTGACAACACCTTCACCACTCGTGAGAGCAACGTGTTTGTCATCGGCAGCGAGAAGCCCTGGGTTTCCCTCCCCAAGGGCAAGGGTGTCAAGCTgagcatcgccgaggagcgcgaccagaggcgggcgcgcgccctggccgctgGCCACTAA